The DNA window CGAGACACTTGCCGCAGTGCCGCCCGACGAGCCGCCAACGGTGCGTTCCAACGCATAGGGGTTTTTGGTTGAGCCAAAGAGCGACCCATGGGTGTCGCCGCCGCCCAGTTCGCCGAGAGTCGCCTTGCCTAAGATGATCGCGCCAGCCTGTTTCATTTTTTCGACGATGAATGCATCGCGATCCGGATAGAAGTCTTTAAACAGCACCGATCCCAAAGTGGTTGCCGTGCCGACCGCATCGATTTGGTCTTTGAGAATCACGGGGATGCCGTGCAGTGGCCCGGTCAGCCCCGAAGTCGCGTACGCCTTGTCTAAACGATCAGCCTCAGTGAGAGCCGTTGGACTTATCGCAATGACGGAGTTGATCGCCGGGCCGCTTTTGTCGAGGACCTCGATGCGGTCGAGATAGCTTTGTACTAATTTTCTGCAAGTGAGCTGGCCCGATTTGAACGCACTATGGATGCTATCGATGGTCGCGTCGATAATCTCAAACGGTGCTGTGGTTTCCATGGTCTTTGCTCCCCGATGGGCAATTTAGAGTAGGCGTCGGCGCCTGAGAAGTTCACTACTCATATAGCTTATTGATAAAACCGCTTTGATCAAGGCTCTTGATAATGCTCGCATCCACGAATGAGTTGGGATCGGCGGCTCTCGCCTTGGCGTTGTCCTTGCCGAGAAACTCCAAGACGGTTTTGACCCCCTGAATGGACGGGTAGGGCGCTTTGTTATAGTAGGTTGACGCCAACAGATCGTAAGATTTTTCCAAGTATTTTTCCTGCTGAGGCTCGGTGCGGAGTTTCTTCTTGAGAACTTCCAGGCTATCCTTCTTGTTCCTTTTGAAATGGGCGATTCCTTCGAGATACCCTTTCAGGATGCCGGTCGCGGTTTCGTTATTTTTTCGCAAATAGCCGCGCCCAACCGATAACGTGTTTTGCAAATAGTAAATGTCCATGTCAGCCAAATCGGCGAGAACGTTGTAGCCCTTTTCCTCAGCGATAAACACCGTCGGCTCGGTAAACACTCCCGCGTCAATCGTGCCATTGTCGATGGCGATCAGCATCGTCGGTGAGGATTCCCAGTTGACCAGTT is part of the Deltaproteobacteria bacterium genome and encodes:
- a CDS encoding ABC transporter substrate-binding protein; translation: MALKQFVASLTVKTLSIFALCQYTFAAEPVTLGLSATSSVNGAIWLAEERGFFKKHGIDINVTNVGGGAARAISAMVGGDIQFATAGGAAAISAALAGADVVMVASILDKGVQKLITRPALKNPKDLIGKKIGIIGFGSSSHTVLQLLLRKWNIAIDKVQLVNWESSPTMLIAIDNGTIDAGVFTEPTVFIAEEKGYNVLADLADMDIYYLQNTLSVGRGYLRKNNETATGILKGYLEGIAHFKRNKKDSLEVLKKKLRTEPQQEKYLEKSYDLLASTYYNKAPYPSIQGVKTVLEFLGKDNAKARAADPNSFVDASIIKSLDQSGFINKLYE